The following proteins are co-located in the Candidatus Accumulibacter cognatus genome:
- the ubiD gene encoding 4-hydroxy-3-polyprenylbenzoate decarboxylase, translating to MKYHDLRDFIAQLESLGELRRIGVTVDTHLEMTEICDRVLRAGGPALLFENPRGHAMPVLANLFGTPRRVALGMGQDSVLALREVGKLLAYLKEPEAPKGLKDAWEKLPVLRQVLNMAPRVRSSAPCQELVWEGKDVDLSRLPIQFCWPGDAAPLITWGLTVTRGPHKNRQNLGIYRQQVIGSNRVIMRWLAHRGGALDFREHCLQQPGQPFPIAVALGADPATILAAVTPVPDSLSEYQFAGLLRGAKTDVVKCLGSDLQVPATAEIVLEGFIDPAESALEGPYGDHTGYYNEQARFPVFTIERITMRRQAIYHSTYTGKPPDEPAMLGVALNEVFVPLLQKQFPEIVDFYLPPEGCSYRLATVSIRKQYPGHAKRVMFGIWSFLRQFMYTKFIIVVDDDVDIRDWKEVIWAMTTRVDAVRDTLIAENTPIDYLDFASPVAGLGSKMGIDATNKWPGETTREWGTPIVMDAAVKQRVDALWNELGL from the coding sequence ATGAAATATCACGACCTGCGCGACTTCATCGCGCAACTGGAAAGCCTTGGCGAACTCAGGCGCATCGGGGTAACAGTGGACACGCATCTGGAGATGACCGAGATTTGTGATCGCGTCCTGCGTGCCGGCGGACCGGCGCTACTCTTCGAGAATCCACGGGGACATGCCATGCCGGTGCTGGCCAATCTCTTCGGCACACCGCGGCGAGTGGCGCTGGGTATGGGGCAAGACTCGGTGCTGGCATTGCGTGAGGTCGGCAAGCTACTCGCCTACCTCAAGGAGCCGGAAGCGCCGAAGGGGCTCAAGGATGCCTGGGAAAAGCTGCCGGTACTCCGACAGGTGCTCAACATGGCGCCGCGCGTGCGCTCTTCGGCGCCTTGCCAGGAACTCGTCTGGGAAGGCAAAGACGTCGATCTGTCGCGTCTGCCAATCCAGTTCTGCTGGCCGGGCGACGCAGCGCCACTGATCACCTGGGGACTGACGGTGACGCGCGGGCCGCACAAGAATCGCCAGAACCTGGGCATCTATCGCCAGCAGGTAATCGGGAGCAACCGGGTGATCATGCGCTGGCTGGCACATCGCGGCGGCGCACTCGATTTTCGCGAGCACTGCCTGCAGCAACCGGGCCAGCCTTTCCCGATCGCAGTGGCGCTGGGCGCCGATCCCGCCACGATTCTCGCAGCGGTGACGCCGGTGCCGGACAGTCTCTCCGAATACCAGTTTGCCGGTCTGCTGCGCGGAGCCAAGACCGACGTGGTGAAGTGCCTGGGCTCCGACCTACAGGTACCGGCGACCGCCGAGATCGTTCTCGAAGGATTCATCGATCCGGCCGAAAGCGCGCTCGAAGGACCCTATGGCGACCATACCGGCTATTACAACGAGCAGGCACGCTTCCCGGTATTCACCATCGAGCGCATCACGATGCGCCGGCAAGCGATCTACCACAGCACCTATACCGGCAAGCCACCGGACGAACCGGCGATGCTCGGCGTAGCGCTCAACGAAGTGTTCGTACCGCTGTTGCAGAAGCAGTTTCCCGAGATCGTCGATTTCTACCTGCCACCGGAAGGCTGTTCGTATCGCCTGGCGACGGTCAGCATCCGGAAGCAGTATCCGGGACACGCCAAACGCGTGATGTTCGGAATCTGGAGTTTCCTGCGCCAGTTCATGTACACCAAGTTCATCATCGTGGTGGACGATGATGTCGATATCCGCGACTGGAAGGAAGTGATCTGGGCGATGACCACGCGCGTCGATGCAGTGCGCGACACGCTGATCGCCGAGAACACGCCGATCGACTATCTCGACTTTGCCAGCCCGGTCGCCGGTCTCGGCAGCAAGATGGGAATCGACGCCACCAACAAGTGGCCTGGCGAAACCACTCGAGAGTGGGGCACACCGATCGTCATGGATGCTGCCGTGAAACAGCGCGTCGATGCGCTATGGAACGAGCTCGGGCTGTGA
- a CDS encoding cytochrome C, with protein MKPPLFCALLLLTGTLQAAEDTRQLAPMPGPAETNLRAEMRAGLLALNEILGLVAAGKLKEAGELAEKELGVSAMGRHRGQPFDARPGPHMPPAMHRIGIDGHQAASDFARIAASADREKTIAALPSLTTSCVVCHNSYRLR; from the coding sequence ATGAAGCCCCCCCTGTTCTGCGCACTCCTGCTACTGACAGGCACCTTGCAGGCGGCCGAAGACACTCGCCAGTTGGCGCCGATGCCGGGACCGGCAGAAACCAATCTGCGTGCCGAGATGCGCGCCGGCCTGCTCGCCCTGAACGAAATTCTCGGCCTGGTAGCGGCCGGCAAACTGAAGGAGGCCGGCGAACTTGCCGAAAAGGAACTCGGCGTCTCGGCAATGGGGAGACATCGCGGTCAGCCTTTCGACGCGCGTCCTGGGCCGCACATGCCCCCGGCGATGCACCGCATCGGCATCGACGGGCATCAGGCAGCCAGCGACTTTGCCCGCATCGCCGCCAGCGCTGACCGCGAGAAAACCATTGCCGCACTGCCATCGCTGACTACGTCCTGTGTCGTCTGCCACAATTCCTATCGCCTCAGATAG
- the ubiA gene encoding 4-hydroxybenzoate octaprenyltransferase, producing MNISGKTLRERIDLYERLMRLDKPIGILLLLWPTLWALWLSALGRPNWLVVWIFVLGTVLMRSAGCVINDLADRNFDPHVARTRERPLAAGRVSVGEAWLLFLALVSAAFALVLPLFSWLLAGLCVAALFLAASYPFTKRFLAVPQAYLGVAFGFGIPMAYAAQLGRVPVEAWWLLLANVFWAIAYDTEYALVDRVDDLKIGIRSSAITFGRVDVAAVMICYALALGLIAALGYRIGLGALFYGGLAVAATIAAYHYTLIRERDPQRCFTAFRHNNWLGASIFAGIALDFLANKGING from the coding sequence ATGAACATTTCAGGCAAAACATTGCGCGAACGGATCGACCTTTATGAGCGACTGATGCGCCTCGACAAACCGATCGGCATCCTACTGCTGCTCTGGCCAACCTTGTGGGCACTGTGGCTGTCGGCGCTGGGCAGACCGAACTGGCTGGTGGTCTGGATCTTCGTGCTCGGGACGGTGCTGATGCGTTCGGCCGGTTGTGTAATCAACGATCTGGCCGACCGCAATTTCGATCCGCATGTGGCGCGTACCCGCGAACGTCCACTGGCCGCCGGCAGGGTTTCAGTCGGCGAGGCCTGGCTGCTGTTTCTGGCGCTGGTGTCGGCCGCTTTCGCCCTGGTGCTGCCACTCTTTAGCTGGCTGCTGGCCGGTCTTTGTGTGGCAGCACTGTTTCTCGCTGCCAGCTATCCCTTCACCAAACGCTTTCTCGCCGTGCCGCAAGCCTATCTCGGCGTCGCTTTCGGTTTCGGCATCCCGATGGCTTATGCGGCACAACTCGGCAGGGTGCCGGTGGAAGCATGGTGGCTGCTGCTGGCCAACGTCTTCTGGGCGATCGCCTACGATACCGAATACGCACTGGTCGACCGGGTCGATGATCTGAAAATCGGCATTCGCAGCTCGGCGATCACCTTTGGGCGCGTCGATGTAGCGGCAGTGATGATCTGTTACGCACTCGCTCTCGGGCTGATCGCTGCGCTTGGCTACCGAATCGGCCTCGGGGCACTGTTCTACGGTGGACTGGCGGTGGCAGCGACGATTGCCGCCTATCACTACACGCTGATCCGCGAACGCGATCCGCAGCGCTGCTTCACGGCTTTCCGGCACAACAACTGGCTGGGTGCCAGCATCTTCGCCGGTATCGCCCTCGATTTTCTGGCCAACAAAGGAATCAACGGATGA
- a CDS encoding hybrid sensor histidine kinase/response regulator produces the protein MNSSRSADHDLLAAWLAPEPGQVDAAPGDDLWKVLLVDDQEDVHAVLHLTLHDVLIEGRRLLLLDALSASDARAAIVAHPDIALILLDVVMESDQAGLDLVRHIRDELRNRSVQIVLITGQPGYAPQREVISGYQIDGYRLKSELSANQIFVQVYSAIRTHRLMREHEILQQDLEQKVNQLKRSNAELEQFSYAISHDLRQPLRMISSYMQLLGVSLADQLGSEQRAYFNFAINGAKRLDRMLVDLLEYSRVGRLGEPPEWLESRLILDDALLFLQPSILEAQATLRIGGQWPRVFVSPDEILRLLQNLIGNAAKFRNVGRALEISVSSKVFAGNWYICIADNGIGIHPGQIARLFQVFQRLHSRAAFDGSGVGLALCRKIAEHHGGRIWAESAGEGQGSRFCVSLPLPQENA, from the coding sequence ATGAACAGTTCCCGGAGCGCGGATCATGACCTGCTGGCCGCTTGGTTAGCCCCGGAACCCGGCCAGGTCGACGCTGCACCGGGCGACGATCTATGGAAAGTGTTGCTGGTGGATGACCAGGAAGATGTGCATGCCGTCCTCCACCTGACCCTGCACGATGTGCTGATCGAAGGCCGTCGGCTGCTCCTGCTCGATGCTCTTTCGGCCAGCGATGCAAGGGCGGCGATCGTTGCTCACCCGGACATTGCCCTGATCCTGCTGGATGTGGTGATGGAGTCCGATCAAGCCGGCCTGGATCTGGTGCGCCACATCCGCGATGAGTTGCGCAACCGCAGCGTCCAGATCGTCCTGATCACCGGTCAGCCGGGCTATGCACCGCAGCGGGAAGTGATCAGCGGCTATCAGATCGATGGCTACCGGCTCAAGTCGGAACTGAGCGCCAACCAAATCTTCGTGCAGGTCTATTCCGCCATCCGCACCCATCGGCTGATGCGCGAACATGAGATCCTGCAGCAGGACCTCGAGCAGAAGGTGAATCAGCTCAAACGCTCGAATGCCGAACTGGAGCAGTTCAGCTACGCCATTTCACATGACCTGCGCCAGCCCTTGCGAATGATTTCGAGTTATATGCAACTGCTCGGGGTCAGCCTTGCCGATCAGCTCGGCAGCGAGCAGCGTGCCTACTTCAATTTTGCCATCAACGGCGCCAAGCGCCTTGACCGGATGCTCGTCGACCTGCTCGAGTACTCGCGCGTCGGTCGCCTGGGCGAGCCGCCGGAGTGGCTCGAAAGCCGGTTGATCCTCGATGACGCGCTACTCTTCCTGCAACCCTCAATTCTCGAAGCGCAGGCGACCCTGCGCATTGGCGGCCAGTGGCCGCGTGTCTTCGTCAGTCCCGACGAGATTTTGCGGCTGCTGCAGAACCTGATCGGCAACGCGGCAAAATTCCGGAATGTCGGCCGGGCACTGGAGATCTCGGTCTCCAGTAAGGTGTTCGCAGGGAACTGGTACATTTGTATCGCCGACAACGGCATCGGCATTCATCCTGGGCAGATCGCCCGGCTTTTTCAGGTTTTCCAGCGCTTGCACAGTCGCGCCGCATTTGACGGCAGCGGTGTCGGGCTGGCCCTGTGCCGAAAGATCGCCGAGCATCATGGTGGGCGAATCTGGGCCGAATCGGCAGGAGAAGGGCAAGGGAGTCGTTTCTGCGTGTCGTTGCCCTTGCCGCAGGAGAATGCATGA